One genomic segment of Naumovozyma castellii chromosome 7, complete genome includes these proteins:
- the MCM3 gene encoding MCM DNA helicase complex subunit MCM3 (ancestral locus Anc_1.477) produces MDQSTMSAGANTTAAATNYEFDTTNAFAPDAVFIDRVRRFQEFLDTFADYKESIRSIQLYNSTSNNNVADDDDDLDLEDDIDAVKKQTTKTKPDVLPQRITISLDDLREFDRTFWVGILTEPAYFIPPAERALTDAANAIEENGSFAATQASSSTSSRTPWSLSFKGSFGAHALSPRTLNSQFLNKLISIEGIVTRTSLVRPKLIRSVHYAEKTGRFHYRDYTDATTTLTTKIPTPAIYPTEDTDGNKLITEYGYSTFVDHQRITIQEMPEMAPAGQLPRSIDVILDDDLVDKTKPGDRVNVIGVFKSLGAGGLNNGGNGGGADSGASMSGFRTLIIGNTVYPLHARSTGVSARQTLTDFDIRNINKLSKKKDIFDVLAQSLAPSIYGHEHIKRAILLMLMGGVEKNLENGSHLRGDINILMVGDPSTAKSQLLRFVLNTASLAIATTGRGSSGVGLTAAVTNDRETGERRLEAGAMVLADRGVVCIDEFDKMTDVDRVAIHEVMEQQTVTIAKAGIHTTLNARCSVIAAANPVFGQYDVNRDPHQNIALPDSLLSRFDLLFVVTDDINEIRDRSISEHVLRTHRYLPPGYLEGEPIRERLNLSLAVGVDDNINEENKDGGEEDEEDQVFEKFNPLLQAGAKLAKNKGNHNGTEIPKLVTIPFLRKYVQYAKERVIPQLTQQAIDVIVKNYADLRNDENTKKSPITARTLETLIRLATAHAKVRLSKTVNKRDANVAAGLLRYALLGEDIGDDIYNDSDEMETPKRSPHKSPKKKQRTTRQSVPGTSTGSPVKAKSRVSPSKRTPRRKLTLQDDEEVDSENQDDEDYIEEGYSDSDHPMVPLSQSEEEALQKRMEMGLRVSTRRQEQLASSQTGGGPLTEMGSPRIPNIATNEEESEEQESITYENVDSNIISTGRLSLLSGIIAGLMQTDLFEDDSYPVDALLDKVNEDLQDEEKFSMAEYLAGLKVMANRNNLMVTEGKVWQV; encoded by the coding sequence ATGGACCAATCAACCATGTCTGCCGGTGCAAATACTACCGCTGCTGCTACAAATTACGAGTTCGACACTACCAATGCCTTCGCACCAGATGCCGTGTTCATCGACAGAGTCCGTCGTTTCCAGGAGTTTCTAGACACCTTTGCAGACTACAAGGAGTCCATAAGGTCTATTCAATTGTACAACAGTACCTCTAATAACAATGTTGCTGACGATGACGACGACCTCGACCTCGAGGACGATATAGACGCTGTGAAAAAGCAAACGACAAAGACAAAACCCGATGTCCTACCTCAAAGAATAACCATCTCATTGGACGATTTGAGAGAATTCGATAGGACTTTCTGGGTGGGGATCTTAACGGAACCTGCTTATTTCATTCCTCCCGCAGAGAGAGCACTCACGGATGCTGCTAACgccattgaagaaaatggttCATTCGCCGCTACACAGGCTTCCTCCTCGACTTCTTCGAGAACTCCTTGGAGTCTTTCATTCAAGGGGTCCTTCGGGGCACATGCATTGTCCCCCAGAACATTAAATTCtcaattcttaaataaattaatctCCATCGAGGGGATCGTAACAAGAACCTCGCTTGTGAGACCAAAATTGATTCGTTCAGTGCATTACGCGGAAAAGACAGGAAGATTTCACTACAGAGATTACACAGAcgcaacaacaacattgACAACAAAGATCCCCACCCCGGCAATCTATCCTACAGAAGATACAGACGggaataaattaattactGAATATGGGTATTCCACTTTTGTTGatcatcaaagaattaCCATCCAGGAAATGCCCGAAATGGCCCCCGCAGGTCAATTACCAAGATCCATTGATGTCATCCTCGATGATGATTTGGTGGATAAGACGAAACCAGGGGATAGAGTTAATGTCATTGGTGTCTTCAAATCCCTCGGTGCTGGTGGGTTGAATAATGGTGGGAATGGTGGAGGTGCAGATTCAGGTGCCTCCATGAGTGGATTTAGAACTTTGATCATTGGGAACACGGTGTACCCCTTGCATGCAAGATCCACTGGTGTCTCCGCAAGACAAACTTTAACAGATTTTGATATTagaaatattaataaattatccaagaagaaggacATTTTCGATGTATTGGCACAATCTTTGGCTCCATCCATTTATGGTCATGAACATATAAAGAGAGCtattttattaatgttAATGGGTGGGGTGGAgaagaatttggaaaatggtTCGCATTTGAGAGGTGATATTAACATCTTAATGGTGGGTGATCCATCCACTGCCAAATCTCAATTATTAAGATTTGTCCTAAATACCGCCTCACTGGCCATCGCTACGACGGGTAGAGGTTCATCGGGTGTCGGTTTAACCGCCGCTGTCACTAACGATAGAGAAACAGGTGAAAGAAGATTGGAAGCAGGTGCCATGGTTCTCGCAGATCGTGGTGTGGTTTgtattgatgaatttgataagatGACTGATGTAGATAGAGTCGCCATCCATGAAGTTATGGAACAACAAACTGTAACCATCGCCAAAGCTGGGATTCATACTACTTTAAACGCACGTTGTTCTGTCATTGCAGCAGCAAATCCTGTGTTTGGTCAATATGATGTTAATAGAGATCCTCATCAAAATATTGCCCTACCTGATTCCCTTTTATCTCgttttgatttattattcgTGGTGACTGATGACATTAACGAAATCAGAGATAGATCCATTAGTGAACATGTCCTAAGAACACATAGATATTTACCACCAGGTTACTTGGAAGGTGAACCCATTAGAGAAAGATTAAACTTATCCTTGGCTGTGGGAGTAGATGATaacattaatgaagaaaataaagatggaggtgaagaagatgaagaagatcaagTGTTTGAGAAATTTAATCCATTACTACAAGCAGGTGCAAAACTAGCCAAGAATAAAGGTAATCATAATGGTACTGAAATTCCTAAATTGGTTACCATCCCATTCTTAAGAAAATACGTTCAATATGCAAAGGAAAGAGTCATACCTCAATTAACTCAACAAGCTATCGACGTTAttgtgaaaaattatgctgatttaagaaatgatgaaaatacaAAGAAATCACCAATTACAGCAAGAACTTTAGAAACATTAATCAGATTGGCCACTGCACATGCCAAAGTTAGATTATCAAAAACTGTGAACAAACGTGATGCTAATGTAGCTGCAGGTCTCTTGAGATACGCTTTATTAGGTGAAGATATAGGTGATGATATCTATAATGATTCagatgaaatggaaacaCCAAAGAGATCACCTCACAAATCACccaaaaagaaacaaagaaCAACAAGACAAAGTGTTCCTGGGACGTCTACTGGCTCTCCAGTGAAGGCAAAATCGCGTGTTTCACCATCAAAAAGAACACCTCGTCGTAAACTAACCCttcaagatgatgaagaagtggaCAGTGAAAACCAAGATGATGAGGACTACATAGAGGAAGGTTATTCAGATTCAGACCATCCAATGGTACCACTATCACAAAGTGAAGAGGAGGCCTTACAGAAGAGAATGGAAATGGGTCTAAGAGTATCGACAAGGCGTCAAGAGCAATTAGCTTCAAGTCAAACTGGCGGTGGTCCTCTAACTGAGATGGGTAGTCCAAGAATACCTAATATTGCCACCaacgaagaagaaagtgaagaaCAGGAATCAATTACATATGAAAATGTTGACTCTAATATCATTTCAACAGGAAGATTATCATTACTTTCAGGTATTATTGCTGGTTTAATGCAAACTGATCTATTCGAAGATGATTCATATCCAGTAGATGCGTTATTGGATAAGGTTAACGAAGATTTAcaagatgaagagaagTTTTCTATGGCCGAA